GCCGAGAGCTTGAGAGACGGACGGGGCCGGAAGAGAGCCCGGTCGACAGGCtgcgcggcggccggaggcggcACAGGGGCCAGACCCGGGGCGGCCGGCGACCCCCTCGAGGAGGGAGATCGCGGCGGCGGCAGGCCGCCGTGCACGCGCCGCGGAGGCGGCTTGgggcagggagggagggagggaggaagaaggTAGCTAGCTAGGTCGGCCCAAGCAAAATATAAACAGACCTCACCTCACCACACCCGACCCACACACTCTCAGCTTCGTCTCGACCTCTTCCGATCCATCTCGTGCGCCAGCCCAAATCCCGAACCCTAGCCAGCGCCCCAGCCCAGatccctccccgcgccgccgccatgcGGATCCGCAGGTCTGCCGCCCGCCTGCTCGGCTCCGCCTactccgcccccgcgccgccgcaaCCAGACCTCCCGcttccgcccccgcccccgcccccgcccccgcccccgccgccgccagtACTGGAGCCCTGCTCCTCCCACGCGGGGGGCGACAGGGTCACGGCCGGGGGGACCTCCTCCGCGGAGCGGTGCGAGCTCAGCCGGTCGCCGTGGGAGCTCATGGCCCAGCTCGACCCCTCCGATCCCAAGGTCAGCACCACCTACCTCCCTACCTACACGCTCTCCTCCGTGTGGCGTCCGCGCCCCTAGCTCGCCTCTCCGGCAGAGGTCCCGTACGGTTCTCGCCGCCCGCGCCCCTAGCTCGCCTCTCCGGCAGAGGCCCCGTCCGGCTCTCGCCGCCCGCGCCGTCTGGTTCGTGCATGTCGCTAGGGTTCCTCTGCGGCTTCGGGCGGGCGTGCCGCGTGCCCAGTTGATCTCTAGCGCGCGTTAGCTACCGTTCCCTCGTTGTAATTTGTGGCCGGCGCCGCCGCTAGGGGTTGGAATCGTCGAAATGGCCGCCCCGCCGCCAGGGGTTGGGGTCGCGGAGATTGCCGCAGCTACGGGTTGAGGTCGCGGAGATGGGCGGGCCCCGCCACGGGTTTGTTGGAATCGCGGAGATGGCCGCCGTACGGGTTGGGGTCGCGGAGATGGCGTCCGGCCGGCCGGATTGAACCAGCTGAGAAGATCCACGCTCCATTTCAGCACAGTAGGCAGGCAGCTGGGGGAGGGGAAACATATTTGCGCTCTGCACTTTTGACTAACCTGCACTTTCGATTTTTCATTCTTCAGGAGGTGGAACACTTCATGGGGAAATACTTCGTCAGTGTCCCATGCCGGACGAGCTGGCTCTTCCAGGCCAGCATTCTTGCGGCCTCCATCAAGGGGGAGGAACAAGAGGAGGACATGGCCGGAGATATGGCTGACGAGGTCTTTGCCAAACAGCGGCATAAGGTTGCCAAGATGAAAAGGACAGTCAGGGAAAACAGAGGGGGTGAGAAGAATGCGTGGGGGCTGAAGAAGGCCACGGAGGTTCAGAGTGATGAGGACGATTTCGTAGCTGCCGGAGGAGGAGAACTTTGGGTGTGCACCAAGAACGACGGCAAGAGGAGGTTTTGCCGGCTGCCGGTGAGCCAGCCCGATTCCTTTTGTGTATATCACTCAGATCCTAAGTCTGCGCTGCCGCCGGCTTCATCAGCAGCCTCCAAACCCTCCATCAGCGCCAAGCCACGTAAGAGGAGGCGTGTCGATGCAGGTGAGGGGTACTTATACTACGCTGGGTTCGGCCCGTCCCTCAGCAAGAGGCAGAGATCAAGCAGCAATGTACTAGAATCTTTACCTGCTGAGCAAGAGGAGGAGGCACTGCCTGAAGAGCATACTGCAGGTCCAGCCCAAACTGTTGATGCAGACCATCAAGCGGCATCAGCACACGTTGATGAGCCTAGGTGCGATGAGATGGCCGGGATTGCGGGCGGGGACGAGGAGAGCAGCGACGACGCGCTTGGCTGCAACGATGAACCCCGGGTTGTTGGCGTCAACGGCAACATCAAGAGGAAGAGCCCGTTTAAGAAGAGGTGGAGGAAGCCTGTGAAAGCTCGCTCACTCAAGTCATTGATGTGTTAGCACGCTTGTTATACCTGTACATGCATGCCCAATTGGTCTCCATGGTACGTATTCATGTGTACTACTTTATCCAAAAAATCACACTACCATGGTGTTAGTGTATTTGTAATATATTGTTCCTTCAATTAAATTCAGAAGCATACATGAGAGATTCAGGTAGAGCTTGGCTGGATATTGAGATCATGGAAGATACCAACTCTGCTATGGATGAAGAATCCCATGCTTTGCTTAAGGTACTGCAGTATACTCTAGTAATTTGTTAGGTGCGATATTGGTTTATTTTGATTTGATTCTAGGCATAAGGATTTAGACAGTTAGGGGACAAGTCAAGTCAGCAGTGCTAGTAGGCTGTAGTAGAGATTTCTTATCGCTGCCAACTTCATCTACATTCCTCTCTGTAGTTATTTAGGACCGAGACTGACATGGTTAGGGCCTGTAGCATAGAGGTTGGGATTTTTGGACAGAGTATGCAGAGTTCACACATCTGCCCATGAAGAAATCAGTAATTCCTCTAACTTTCTCCTTAGTTTCAAATTCTTTGATCCTGATAGTAGGCAGTAGGCATAAATGCATTTTTAGGGGATATTATGATAATGTTGAACTATATTGGCGTATGTGGACTCTAATTTGAGTTCGTAAGGCTCATTAATAGTAAATCTTATTTGACGCCACATCtcacttttatttattttgttgcAGTCACTTGTATCTTTGGTATTTTCCTAAACAGTTTTGGCAAAATTCTCTGTTTTTATTCGTTCTCTTTAAGCTGTGTTTATCTGAATGCTAGCTAACACATGATGGCATTTGTATCCTTGCAGCCCTTGCGAGGAAGGAGATAGCTGAAAGCAAATATCATTTGAGGTCCCTCCTTTTCCATGACCTAGTTCCTCTCTGTTTTTTTGTCGGTGTATGCATGGGCGTGAGCTCAAGCAACAGTAATAACACTGCCATTGGTTGTACTACCCGTTATCTAtaaattttttttttaaataaaaagttTTGATTTATTTGATTAGGATTGTCATCAAAAGTGTAAGTTTGAAATCTGTGAATCAGGATTATATCCTAGCAGTTGGTTTATTTCGGCTCGATGCTAGGCATAAGTATTTAGATTTGTAGGGGACTGGTCGAGTCAGCACCTTACAAGGCAACTAAATAGCAGTGGTAGTAGGTTGTAGTAGTAGCTATTCGTTATGACTGCCAATTTCATCTACATTTCTCTTTGCAGTTCTTTAGGACTGAAACTGTAGCATACAGGTTGGGAAACAACTGTTAACCGTGGGTCTAGTGGCCAACTAGAAACAAATTGATTGCATATAAACTGGGTATTGGCTCAACCTGTGGTCTTTATCGCAGGCAAGGAACCAAACAGAAAGCCATAAACAGGTGGGGTTGTTCCAGCAAGTAACGATCGAAGTTTCCGTTTGGGACGGTGGCCTCTTCGGCGGACATAATCAATCAATAGGACCAAAGGGGTGCGGCAAGCCTGGGGTGCTGGAAAATGAAGAAACGCCTGACACTACTGTATCAAACAGCATCAACATATGAATGAAGCTCTATCTATCTATGCTCTGAACTTTAATCCTACCCTGGCTGCTGGCAGGAAGATGACATCCATCTCTTTCTTCCTTTCTGTCTAGTTCACTATCCTGTGGAAGAAGTGGAAGAACCCATATGGTTTTGTAATAGTATTACTGTATCAGGCTGTGGAAAAACCCATATCTTTTGTTATGCGGCGTCGTGTCGTAAACGAGTAACAGCGGACAGCAATGCTGTATTCAGTGTGAGGAATGTGGCAGCAACAAGAATGCGTTCAGTGTGAAAAAAGGTGGTGGCTAAAATGGGTTCAGCACCATGTTTTTTTCTTTCTAGACTAGAGTATACATACAtagataaaaaaaggaaaaaacattgTCTGATACTCACTGAAACAGAGGAGGCGCACGGCAGTGCTCGGTTTCAGCAGAAAAACAAACATTATCCATCCAGTGCCAACTGCCAACAAGATCCATACATATCCAGTGCGAACCACGATAAAGACCACGGGTTGAGCCAATATCCAGTTGATCCCTCTGACAGACACGGAGAGATAAACTGAATACAGGATATGCTAACGTCTATTGACTGGACAAGCAGGTGCGGTTAGTCCATCACACCATGTCAGTTAACTGGAGAtcatcttcttcttgctcttcataCTCAAACTCAAACAGAATATAGAGTGAATCACTAAGATGCCTCGTCTCAGTGAGAGACCCTTGTCACGCAATAATCCCTACCCATGTACTCCTtctgttcggaattactcgtccaaaaaatgaatgtatctagacgcattttagttgtagatacatccatttttgtgacaagtaatttcaAACACGCCGCTGTCGGCGATAGGGAGTTATAGCGAGAAAATCTGCATCGTTACGCTGTCCTAATGCACACAACACCTCTCCtgatcctttttttcttttcttttctttctttcatataagGTTGAAACCCCCGGCCTATGCATCATTACGATGCACATTATAATTTATTTTGTTATAGTTGATGCAAGGTGCGCGTCTAGCTAGCTTGTGGTCCCTTATACTTAGCTTAACTCTCTATGTTTACTCCACTAAAAAAGAGCGGTTCTTAGCCCAACCCCTAAACTTAACTTCCTACAGCATACATTTGGTTATGCATTTCGTCCAACACTTGCAATGCAGCACACGTACGAACACCGCCGTTGGCTAATCAGAAAGGAAGTTATATGATGGTGGATCATGTAGCCTGTTCAAGCGATCGATCGAGGGCACGTGGAGAGATTAGCAGGAAGGAGACAGAGCGTGGCAGGGTTTGTTTCCTGCAGTCAGCCTTGATTATTGCACCGCCAGCTCGGCATCACGGCGGGGAGCTCGTGTAGCACCGGCGGATCGACCCAGTCCACCAGCGTGTCACGTGCCGTGACGAGCTCCAGTTCATCATGACGTCGCGGCCGGTCGCCGTGGATCAGGCTGGACGTACCGACCGTGCCCGCTATGGACCGGCTCCGACCGGACCGAATTTCGTAGGCCCGGTAAGAACAGCCGGTCCGGTCTGGATAAATAGGCCTGAAAACAGGTCCGGTCTGGTCCTGTCTTGGCTCGTTCCGCTCAGTCGGACCGaaacattttttctttcttttgcatTTTCTGATTCTGAGTTAAAGGGGCGAGGTCTAGCCCCTCTTGGGATGTTTCCTAAACGGCACACGTGGCACCCGTCATTCGTTATTTTCCAAACGGCGCACGCTCCCTCGAcatgttgggccggcccatttcactTTTTCTTCTTCTGTATTCTAAACTACAAACAAATGTGTGCGAGCTGGGATTCAAATCCGCGTCGCGGGACTTCAGTGATCGACGCGATAACCACCCGACCACCTCACACGGTGTTACATGTTTTTCCGTCATTTCttatttcttcattttcttttcttttcttttcttttttctctatccttttttactttattttttttaattcgtgaactttttcttcaaataGATGAGCTTTTTCAAAATCCATCAATTGTTTTTAAAACTCATGACATTTTTTCAAATTTCTTATTTTTCTCAAAATCAATGAAAATTTTCCAAGTTAAGAACTTTTTCTCAAAATAGATGAACTTTGTTTCCAAAtgcgatgattttttttcaaaattttgaattattttttaaaacTTGATGAACTGtttcttttcaaaatcgatgaactttttcaaatttgtgattgtttcaaaatcgatgaacatttttaattcatttttttggattttcaaaaTATCCTTTTTTTCAAAAGTCAATGGTTAACCGGCCAATTGGTCAACCATTGACTGACaaaataaaaacgaaaaaaaaCTATTGCGTAGCGAGCAGCCGAGCAAGCGCTCGAGTGAGAATCGAACTCTGCTAGGCCGCGACACGCTTGGAGGCGCGCGTGAGCACTGGCTCACGTTCCTGGCGCAGAAGGCGCCCTAGAGGAGCACCCCCTCCAAGGCTGCTATGtacgatcgaaagtatgtctagaggggggtgattagactacttgaccaaataaaaatctagacttttctcaattttaagtcttggcagattttagctacttagcacaagtcaagcaatcaacctacacatgcaagtctaagagtatagctgcggaatgtaaaacattgcatatgaaggtaaagggaggagttagaaggagcaaacgcaatgtagacacggagatttttggcgtggttccgataggtggtgctatcatacatctacgttgatggagacttcaacccacgaagggtaacggttgcgcgagtccacggagggctccacccacgaagggtccacgaagaagcaaccttgtctatcccaccatggccatcgcccacgaaggacttgccttactagggtagatcttcacgaagtaggcgatctccttgcccgtacaaactccttggttcaactccacaatcttgacggaggctcccaagtgacacctaaccaatctaggagacaccactctccaaaaggtaatagatggtgtgttgatgatgaactccctgctcttgtgcttcaaatgaaagtctccccaacactcaactctctctcacagatttagatttggtggaaagatgatttgagtggaaagcaacttggggaagactagagatcaagattatTGAGGTTGGATTGGAAtaccttggtctcaacacatgagtaggtggttccctctcaaaaaatgtatgctggaagtgtaggcacgttctgatggctctctccatgaatgaagagtgggtggaggggtatatatagcctccacacaaaatctaaccgttacacacaaatcaccaaactcggtgggaccgaatcatgaaactcggtcagaccgattttagttcaaaatgtgaacgttaggcttttcggtgggaccgacatgtcaactcggtggaaccgatttcattagggttagggcataacgtaatctcggtgagaccgatcacataaactcgatgggaccgatttctgtaataggcaaacagagagttggtcaggcaaactcggtgggaccgatttgctcatttcggtgagaccgaaacgttacgaaaaggaaatggagagttgcattgcgaactcggtgggaccgatcgctcatctcggttggaccgaaacattacgaagggaaacagagagtttgcaatcccatctcggtgagaccgagatccctatcggtgagaccgaactgactagggtttctggcagtggctatgtcaaatgaagtCGGTGGCGTCGTATAGaacaaattggtggggccgagtttgacttttggtttgggacatatgtggatatgagaaagtggttgagggctttggagcatatcactaagcactttgagcaagcaagccattaagcaacacctcatccccttttaatac
This DNA window, taken from Triticum aestivum cultivar Chinese Spring chromosome 1D, IWGSC CS RefSeq v2.1, whole genome shotgun sequence, encodes the following:
- the LOC123183147 gene encoding uncharacterized protein; this translates as MRIRRSAARLLGSAYSAPAPPQPDLPLPPPPPPPPPPPPPPVLEPCSSHAGGDRVTAGGTSSAERCELSRSPWELMAQLDPSDPKEVEHFMGKYFVSVPCRTSWLFQASILAASIKGEEQEEDMAGDMADEVFAKQRHKVAKMKRTVRENRGGEKNAWGLKKATEVQSDEDDFVAAGGGELWVCTKNDGKRRFCRLPVSQPDSFCVYHSDPKSALPPASSAASKPSISAKPRKRRRVDAGEGYLYYAGFGPSLSKRQRSSSNVLESLPAEQEEEALPEEHTAGPAQTVDADHQAASAHVDEPRCDEMAGIAGGDEESSDDALGCNDEPRVVGVNGNIKRKSPFKKRWRKPVKARSLKSLMC